gACGCCCACCTGGGCAATGggacctgtcccaaataaggaaaggcatctggcctgtcccactcccactctatagaaggaaggtatatgtgcCTCGACCAATCAGTAAACAAAATTTTCACCTCGGACcgttcttttgttttctggctataaaaactgatcaatagcacATGTTCAGGCTTGACTCTACCAGACTACTAGGAAGTCGGCCCATTGTTCTGGCAGCgacccttccctctaataaattctatcttctttacattctgccttgtgtctggaaattcttttccaacccgcATTCGGACCACGACAAATGTCTTTTCAATGAAAATTTCTAGAACAACTGGAaatccatttggaaaaaaaatgaatctcgATCCCTATCTCACTTTATTCACAAGATGAGTTTGAGATGGATGGTGGACCTAACCCAGAACCATAAAGCTTcttgaagaaaacagaagagtacTTTTGTGATCTCGGAGTAGGGAAAGATTCCTTGGCCagtatacaaaaagaaaaaacttataaAATGGCTTCATCAGAATATAAAAATTCTGCTTACCACAAGACACCACTAAGAAAATGAATTGACAAGCTACagacctggaaaaaaaaatctctgcagcAATATATGTGACAAAGGATTTATATCCAAGACATGTAAAGAGCTTttacaaatcaacaataaaaatataaatatcccaatgacaaaatgggagaagactTCAACAGACACTTTACAAACTAAGTtacacaaatggccagtaagtagTTTAacaagtgctcaacatcattagtcatcagggaaatggcaCTTAAAACGGCAGGGAAATATAACTTCATacacactagaatggctaaaatcaaagactgatgtttcagttatctattgctctGTAACTTATCACCCCAAAATTTAGTAACTTAAACAGTtacaatcattttattatttctcacagtttctttgagtcaggaattcaggaagggCTTGGCTTGGTGAGGCTGGCTTGGGAGTCTCTCCTGCTGTTATAGTCAGACTATGGCTGGAGGTGGAAAAGTGGGATCTGGAGCGGCTggggcatctctctctctctccttgtacATAGTCTGGGGGTTTCTCCATGTGGTctagtttgggcttcctcacagcatggtggcctcAGGGTACTCAGACATCAGATGTCTTAGCAGGAGGCTCAGGTCTCCAGGAGCAGGTCTTCGGCTAACAAGGTGGACATGCCGTCCCTTTTATGACCTGGCCTAAGAAGTCACATGGTGTCACTTTCACCATATTCTACTGGCTACATGTGGCTCCACCAAGCCACCCCGATTGAAGGGGAGTGGAATTAGACTGTGTCTCTTGATGTGGGAGTGGCAAGATTCTAGAAGAGCCTGGGGAATAAATGTTGTTACTGCagccatttttggaaaatacaatctgtGGCGGATTAACCTGGAAAGAAAAGCTGACAGATCATACCAGGCCTTGTAAGCCACACTAAAGTTCAGTCGTGTGATGGCCCACTCCCCCCTACCCCCCCGGAGGGTTTTAAGCAAGAGAGTGAAATTGTTCATCATCTTAAAAAGTtccggccttccctggtggtgcaggtggttaagaatccacctgccaatgcaagggacatgggttcgagccctggtctgggaagatctcacatgccgccaagcaacaaagcccatgcgccacaactactaagcctgcgctctagagtccgtgagccacaactactgaacccatgcgctctagagcccgtgctcagcaacaagagaagacaccgcaatgagaagcccatgcaccgcaacaaagagtagcccccgctcgtcgcaactagagaaagcccgcacgcagcaacaaagacccaatgcggccaaaaataaataaataaaattattaaaaaagaaaagttcctcCTAGCAGCTATGTGGATTTGGAAGCAGAGACCATTTAGGAAGGGGGTGCAGAAGTTCACGTCCCAGACACAGTGGTCAGCCCTAGCTTAGGTGAGGGTACAGGGAGAGAGTGGGGGTAAGGAAGACTGCCAGGGCTCTGGACTGACCAGCTGTTTTTGTTCACGGAGATGAAGAATGATGGAGAAATGAGTTTGTTTGGACACGGTGGGCTTGAAAGGCCAGGATAGACATATGAGATTGGAACTCGGGAGATAAAAATTTAGGAGAGAACACAGCATTTAAAAGggcacaggggacttccctggtggtccagtggtaaagaatccaccttacaatgcaggggatacaggttcgatccctggtcagggaactaggatcccacatgccacggggatGCAACTAAGCCCGCGGGCCGCAACTATgtagctcacgtgcctcaactagagagcccacgtgctgcaaagtAGAGCCCAGGCGCTCTGGAACCCGcgcgctacaactagagagaagccctagcgccgcaatgaagagcccgcatgcctcaacgaagcccctgcttgccacaactaagaccggaggcggaagaaaggaagaaagaaagaaagaaggaaataataaaagggCACAGGAGTGGAAAATGAGCGTCAACCCAAGCATTCAGATTCTCGCTACCCACGCTTCCTCAACACCGCAGACCAAGCAAGCGCGCAGGATGAAATGCGCATGCGCACATCTCCGCCAGCGGCTCCTGGGCGGCAGCCTGCGGATTGCGCACGCGCGCGGTGTGCGGCGGTCGCCGTGGAGACGCGTGGCCCTAGCCTGGCCCTCGGCGCCCGGAGCCTCCGGCTCAGCCGCAGCGGGTCTCGTGCTGCCCCAGGCGCGTGGGGCGGCCCCGCGGGCGGATGGACTGCGGCGGTGGGGCCGGGGCGTCGGGGGATGGCGAGAACGAGGAGGAGGAGCGAGAGGGCTGCATGGCGGCCTCGCAGGGGTCCAGACTGCCCCCCGTCTCGGGCTGCACCTCAGAACTGACCAAACGGaaggtgaagaagaaaaagaagaaaaagaccaaggGATCTGGGAAGGGGGACGGTAAGAGGAGCAGCTAGCACGTCGGCCTCAGCTCCCATACCTGAGATTCTTCTCCGAggacacccaccccacccctcagaGACCCCTACCTACGTGGGGACCTTAAGCCCAGAAACAGAAACTCGCCAGTCCCAATCAGAGGTCCTCCCTCTCTCCGCACGATGATGATCCAGCCCTCCGCACAAAGACCATCCATGTCCGCAGACACCCCAAATCCTGCGTCGAGAATTCTCAACATCAACGGAGACCTTCAACCCCACACAGAGACACGCCACAgagcctcccagccccacctgtgACTCCTAGCTTTACACAGACACTCACTCATCTTCCTCATCCCTCAGTCCAAGCTTAAAATCCTGAACATCTATACCTTCCCCACAGAAATCTCAAGCCCTCCTACAGAGATGCCCCCATCCTCACACACAGACTTTCCCCATCCACAGATACAAAGGCACTAGTGACAGATGCTCTCACTCATACACAGAAGCACAGGCTCCTGCCTTCCGCCTGGACACCCTCCTTTCACCCTCATTTGTTAGGGGCACCTGCCTCTGGTTGCTATGTAGACACCCAGGACATGCATATAAAGTATGCTCCCTGTACAGGCCGCCCTTCCTTTTCCCTCATCTACCAAGGCCACCCTTCGGCTGCACACAAACACCATCACACCAGTCACTGCTACACACTCTTATAATCCCTGACACCCTCAACAACACCCCCTTCTATCAATATAATCACCAAATAAAGCTAAAGCACAGATACCCCAGCAGGCAGACACATTCACAGTCTGCACACACAAGCAGACACTCTGCTACATACTCATATGCCTAGACCTCTCCACTACATGTATGACCATACACGTGGGGTTCTCACTCCAGGCCCTCCTGTGGACACTTCATAGACGTACACCCACTAACAGCTGCCACAAAAGCACAGAGCCCTATGGCTCACCGAGCTCCTCTCATAGAACGCCCTGGGGGCTCGACAAAGGCCCTGAGCACCCATTTGTGGAGAGAGTGCAACAGTGACATAGAACACACCTGTCTACGGGTGCTGTAAGTCTCCACTGTCCTTGTGTGGTTCACCTCGGTGGCTCTTGTCAGGGAGGTAGGTCTCGTTGACCCTGGCACAGCTGCCCTGACCTCCAGCACGACTAGTCCTGGGTTCAAGTTTCTGGGTCCTGGCCCTCTTGGTGCAGAACCAGCTCCCCTGACAAGCTGAAGGCAGAAGGAGCGACGGGCAGATTATAATTACTTCTCCAGTTGGGATcataagaaaaaggcaagaaaacaattCTGGAGTTTAGGTCAGTAAGCTCCATGTGTATCTTTCTAGCTTAGCTTCTGCCTCTAAAGATTACAGCGGCATGTACCTCATACTGTCAGCAGGGGACACCAAATAATTTTCAGGGAGTAGGAAGGTATAGGAATGCCAAGAGaggaattttttcttattttcttctctctttttttggtggggggagggagattcATCTCTCCCAAAGAAATAGGATGAGCTGATTAAAGAATCACAAGTTGTAGTATTGTATATGCATGTTATATAATTCAGAAGGgctgttaacatttttaaaaatcagtgtaagCCACACAGCAAAAGTATTTCCTGGCTTGGCAGAATGCTTTCCACAGTCAGATTTAGGaagcttttctgttgttcttcatttcttccatCATAAAGTGTCTGGAATAGGGGTAAGTCATAGGTTCCCAGAACTGGGCAGTACCTTGGCGAGCATGTGGGTAGGTGAGTGGGGGGTAGTGTGGAAAGGACAGGGCCCTGGCAATCGGGTGTGTGTTCAAATCCCGGCTCTGCCACCTGCTTTGTGACATTGGCAACTGACTGAAACTTTGggagtctgtttcctcacctggaaaatagGGCTGACAGCCTTTACCCAGAGGACCTGGCTCATAgtacgtgctcaataaatggttccTCCCTCCCCAAAATGCCAACCCAAAGCATGTAGGCAGTGGATGTGTACGGGGCTGGTGGGCTTGGCCACCTGAGGCCCCAGGTGAGGAGGGGCCTCCAGGTCCGCCCTCACATCTTTAGTGGTTTGGGCATCACCCCCAAGCAGGCTGAGGGCAGGCATCACAAACGCTAACATCACCCATCTGCTCAGCAGATAAACATCAGAGTCGAGGCCTGAAGACTCAGCAGCTGTCTCCATCCTTCCATGACATCTTAAGTCCCAGCAAAGATCATGGCCCGGGGCCAGAGCACAGACAGGACGGGGATGAAAGCAAGCTCACCCACTCTTACTCCTCCACCGTATGTCTCTCCCGCTTTGCCGAAATAGAAGAGACCCTTTCCAACCAGATCAACGAAAGTCTGCGTTGGGATGGCGTTCTCGCCGACCCAGAGGCAGAAAAGGAAAGGATTCGCATTTACAAGTGGAACCGGAGAAAGCGGTACCGGGTTTGGGCCCTGAAGGGCTTCCACTCTGACCCCGGTGACGAGGAGGCCCCAGAGAACCCAGCCTACCTCTCTGACGAGACGGCGGCAGTGGCGGCCGGCAACCCTCGCTGACGACCAAGCGCCCCAATCACTGCTTTGAAGGAAACCTTATCCCGAAGTTCCTCCACCCTGATGCTCCACCTGGGTGAAAGCCCACCTGTGACACGGACAAGCTTATCATTTATCCTTACCACACATTTatgtgttaagaaaaaaaagaataaaaataaaaagaaatcagacCTACCTCTGAAGGAAACATGTGTCTGGTGTGTTGATGAGCTCAGCTCACCTTCCACCAAAACACCGCTCGAGGCCCCAGAAGCCACAGCTCCTTCCTGAAGAGTGTAAGCAAGTTAATGAACAAAATTCTTTTCtgaatgtcctttttttctcaaataagctggcatctctttgttatttaatttccCATCACAATTAGATATCTATAATCTCCCCCACCCACAAAAAAAGTGAATGTGTAGATTGTATCAATTCtaaattttaaactaatttcTTGGGTAAAATTCCTCACACAGCATGCTTTCAGAAGCCCAAGGAGAATGCCCCGAATTCCctaaagccttttttttaaaattaaatatactccCTGCCATGTGTGGCCTTCAAAATAAGTGAGTTCTGGAACATCGTCTTTGGGAGGTTATTATGGAAAGTCTCAAAAGGAATATTGCTTCTCTTATCAATATGGGCCTCCTCTAATCCCCCAAGACAGCATTTCAAGCAAAGTTCTGGAGCATTAAAAGGgccctacagggcttccctggtggcacagtggttgagagtctgcctgccaatgcgggggacacgggttcgagccctggtctgggaagatcccacatgccgcggagcggctgggcccgtgagccacaactactgagcctgtgtgtctggagcctgtgctccgcagcaagagaggccgcgatagtgaaaggcccgcgcaccgcgatgaagagtggcccccacttgccgcaactagagaaagccctcgcacagaaacgaagacccaacacagccaaaaataaaaataaataaataaataaaattaaaaaaaaaaaaaaaaaaaaaggccctacAACACTACTTGTTCTaagttaatattctttctttccacaAATATTGAGTGAGGGCCATGTGCTGCCTTAGTTTGGGTTCTTCCAGAAGCAGACAAAGACTGCACTGCAAGTAGATTATCTCAATGGAGAGGATGCAGGGAAGGGGAGACGGCCAATCCAGGACACTATTAAAGCAGCTTCCAtactgggcagcagggcctcaatcCCACAGGGAAACACTGTCAGGATTATCCCCGCAGAGGGTGAGGGGGCTGGGGTGTTATACGCCCCAGAGGCACTGGCTGATGGGTCCTGGGGGTGTTGGTTTCCTGGCATTTCCAGCCTGCCACATGCGGACCAGAGAGCAACCTcagccggggtggggggcgggggggtgaaaTCGCCCTCAGGCACAAAGCAGCAGCCTGAAAATTCCAAGAGATAGAGGTGGTCTCTGGGATAGCATCGGACACCTGTGTCCAGCACAGTGCAGGCCCCGAGGGGGACGGAGTGGACATTTAGGATGAGATTCCTGCCTTCCAAGGAGGTAAAGACATACAGTGTACTCAGGAGAAGTTGAAAGCCAACACAAAACATCACAGAATGCCTATTTGAAAGTCAGGCGAAAGTGGTCCTCTTGGTCTCTGCTAGCCCCCAGCTGGCAGAGCAGCCTCCTACCCCTTCCTTAAAAGGACAGTGACGGTTTTCATATAGGCCACCAGACCCTGGCAAGATAGACTGAGGGGCTTTCAGAAGAGCCCTCTCCTCCCCTGGAGAGGAGGTTAGCAGCCGGGCCTGGCAGGGGCCCTCCCTGTGCCGAGGCTGGGCCTGTTCCCTGCTGCCAAGTTGGGGCACACCCATGGAATCAAGCAAAGGGCACTGAGGGCTCAGGCACAGCACCttggggaggaggagatgggaagTATGCTAATACTCAGACCTCACCCAGTGAGCTGGTTTCAAGGTAAAGACAGCAGAGGGTGGGGCAGTTCAGTTGGCATTTCCTGTGCCCTCTGGCTCCGCCATGGTGGCTGGGGGTGCGGTGCATGTACGAGTCTGAGGGCACACCTGCCTCGGAATACCTTGGTCTCTTGGTATCGTCTTCCATGGGGCGTGGGGTGGCCTGTGGCCGCCTTTCTGCCATGAGATATTCTGGGATAATGGTGAAAATGATGCACTTTGACCTCAGagctgcatttttctctttcccaccacgtgctgtgtgacctcagacaaattgcttaacctctctgagccttagttacAACATCTGGAAACAGGGATGCAAATACCTACCTCagtgttgtgagaatcaaatgcaGTAATtacataaagcatttagcacagcgCCTGGCCCCTAGGAAGCGCTCAATCTATTGTAGGCGTTTTGAGCAATGATGTTTTAGGTGGGGTGGCTACACAGCCACCTCATCAAAGGGTGAGCTTCACAAAGAAACGTGGCTTCAGTGACTGGCTGATAGAATTCAAACAAACTGCAAAACAAATTACAGGGATCTGGAGCAAGAGGGAATGTAGGAGGAATGAACCGAGGGTCTCAAAGTCCAGTGTTCTGGGGAGGGGGCTTTGAGCCAAACAAGAAAGTGCCTACTTGTAGCCTGGAACTAAAGGGGAGTCTGTGCTCAAGATATGAACAGAGGAAGCAGGTGGGGATTAACTCTTCTACAAGCACAGAACTGGCTCCAACTCAAACCACACTGGATTAGAAGTTTTAAGTATCTTTCTCACATCCAGACTGTTTCAGTGAGGACTCTTTACCCAATGAAAACTGGCTTACTGACAAAATGGAGTGGCTGATTTATAAGGCCAACAGTCCAGAGTTGGATatggcttcaggcatggctggatccaggaggtcatactgtgtcatcaaaatttgtctctttctccacatcttgCCTCTGCCTCCCTGATTAGCTTCATGTTCAGGCAGGTTCTTGTAACAGGATTGCAGAAATGGCCACTGACATCCTTATAGTTCATCGAAGAAAAGAGAGTCACTCCTGTATCCATATCAACCCCAGAGAAGATCTCTGGCCTGGCACAGGTCATATACCCATCAATGGACTAATCACAGTGGTCAAGGAAATGGAGTATTTGCTGCAGAGACCTAGGGTATGGTGGGGACGTGGCGGAGGAAGCCAACCCCACTGGACACATGTACTGAACAGATTGTTATAGAATCTATATAAAACCTACACAGAATACAGAGTGACTCCCTAAAGAGATGCCAAGTAGATTTGTCCATTACCCTCCAGGTGAAgaatgattcatttttaaaagaacttcagGAAGGGTCATGGGGGTGGATCGCATAGCATGAGTTAATCTCAACGACCCAGACTGACTGCACACTCATCTCCAGAACTACTGACCCTTGCCCAACACTATGGAATCTATTAACTAAAGATGAACAATACTGTGTAACCATGGGTCCGTGAGCTGTTTTGGAGCAGAATGTTATCAGCTGGTCAGCACAGTTTAGTAATAATTGGGTTTATGATTTGCACCTGGTTTTGGTGGCGCCTAGGGGGTGGATTTCAACCTTTAAGGCTAGAAGCTAGCCTTAAGGTCAGGTAGCTAGAACGTGCCTACATGACCAGCTCACTCTAAGACACTCCCACCCTAAGTAGCCCCCGGGTTTCCACACTAGTAGTGGTTGGAGACTCGGGAACAAAGCGCTACTGTTTGAGCCTCGTGAATATCCACCGTGGACACTGCAGGAAAATTCCAGGGATGTTACGACTTCGGTGTGGATTGGCATGGTAGATACGGCAAAAAGTGATGGAATGTCTCTTCCGAGATGAGGTTACAAAAAGCGAATGTGTttgcaggaaggagggaaggatgaaCAGGGCTGTGAAACTATTCTATACGAAACTGcagtggtggatacatgtcattacacatttttccaaacccATAGAAAGTATAACACCAAGACTGACTCCTAAACtatggagtttagttaataataatgtatcaatgtgGGCtaatcaattataacaaatgtaccaacTCATGCAAGACGTTAACAATTGGGGAaactggcgggggtgggggagaggttcACGTGGCAAGGAATCCGCGT
This Balaenoptera acutorostrata chromosome 20, mBalAcu1.1, whole genome shotgun sequence DNA region includes the following protein-coding sequences:
- the LIAT1 gene encoding protein LIAT1 — encoded protein: MDCGGGAGASGDGENEEEEREGCMAASQGSRLPPVSGCTSELTKRKVKKKKKKKTKGSGKGDADKHQSRGLKTQQLSPSFHDILSPSKDHGPGPEHRQDGDESKLTHSYSSTVCLSRFAEIEETLSNQINESLRWDGVLADPEAEKERIRIYKWNRRKRYRVWALKGFHSDPGDEEAPENPAYLSDETAAVAAGNPR